DNA sequence from the Acidothermus cellulolyticus 11B genome:
CTGGGGGAGAACGTCGGGATGGCGATGGACATCCCCAGCGTGCAACAAGCATTCATGAAAAGTGCGGAGCACCGCGACAATATTCTCAATCCGGCTTTCACCCAAATGGGTGTCGGTGCGGCGAGCTCGACGTATCCCAGTTGCGGCTGCACTGTGCTCTGGGTGGTGGTCGATTTCCGCCGTCCGATGACCACCGCCCCGTCATCGCCGGTACCCCCGGCACCGCGGACAGCGTCGCCGCTCCGGTCGTCCGCTCCGGTACCCCCGACCAGAAATCAGCCGCAACCGCAAACACCAGCAGCGACGTCGTCGTCAGCACCGGTGCGCGCCGCCGTTCCGGCGTCTGCGGTTTCAACAGGGCCGGCGCCGGACGCCTCGCCGCACCAGGCTGCGCCGCCGCCTCCCTCGCCGGCCGATTCCCTCGGTACCGGTCTTGCTGAAATTGCGGCAAGTCCCAGCCCACCGCTCACGGCGGCACCGGATCCCGTGAGCCGACTGCTGACATTTGTTTCTCTCGTCACCCAGCTGTCTGGTTAGACGCTCGGTGACGGCGGGCGCAAGAGCCTCGTGGTCTATTTCTTGTTGCGCCGCTGCACGCGGGTGCGCTTCAGCAACTTGCGGTGCTTCTTCTTCGCCATGCGCTTGCGGCGCTTCTTGATGACTGAACCCACGAGGTGCTCGCTTTCTCCAGGGAACGAGAGTGTCGCACGTCCGACGGACGACGGATCCCCAGCTTAACGACCGCCGGCGGGCAGCCGGGTCATGCCTTCCGGCTTGACCTCAGCCGGCCTGACCTCAGCCGGCCTCGATGAACGCGTCGCGCAGGTAGTCATGGACGGCCTGCTCGGGAACCCGGAACGACCGCCCGACCCGGACTGCGGGCAACTCGCCGGCGTGGACCAGGCGGTACACCGTCATCCGGGAAACCCGCATCACGTCAGCAACCTCGGCCACCGTGAGGAAACGCACCTCGGCCAGCGTCTTGTCGCGGAGACCCTTCTCGCGGATCCGATCGCGTGGCGTGTCGCGACCCAGCCGCTTCGCTGCGCTCATGTTTGCACCAGACCCTCGGCACGCGCGGACGCCGGCTTCCCCTCCGGCGGACGATCAGCACGTGTGTTACTGAGGGTAGCTGTCGTGGGAGCAGTGGGGAAGAGGTTATCTCGCGTGGCGAACGTGACACGGCGAGTGGAGTAATCACGACGCGCAGCCGGAGCCGGGTGGAGCGCGATCGGGCTGTCGCGGGTACGGGCGGATCGACCGCGGCCGGCGCCGCCGCAGCGCGGGACCCGCCGCCAGCGCCGCC
Encoded proteins:
- a CDS encoding CAP domain-containing protein, giving the protein MHVAAFTRRAGLRLGSGIACLSVIFTGILAAASPAWASPASELAAATNAARLSAGLPALSVDAGMSAVAQSWANHLAATQVLAHNPQVQTQISNWVVLGENVGMAMDIPSVQQAFMKSAEHRDNILNPAFTQMGVGAASSTYPSCGCTVLWVVVDFRRPMTTAPSSPVPPAPRTASPLRSSAPVPPTRNQPQPQTPAATSSSAPVRAAVPASAVSTGPAPDASPHQAAPPPPSPADSLGTGLAEIAASPSPPLTAAPDPVSRLLTFVSLVTQLSG
- a CDS encoding 30S ribosomal protein bS22, translating into MGSVIKKRRKRMAKKKHRKLLKRTRVQRRNKK
- a CDS encoding helix-turn-helix domain-containing protein, which encodes MSAAKRLGRDTPRDRIREKGLRDKTLAEVRFLTVAEVADVMRVSRMTVYRLVHAGELPAVRVGRSFRVPEQAVHDYLRDAFIEAG